The Nostoc sp. 'Lobaria pulmonaria (5183) cyanobiont' DNA window GTCAAACCCAAACCATAATGTTCTGGAGTTTGATTGAGGTGTTCAAATCCCAGTTGATGCAGTCGTTCTAAGAAAGTTTCCACACCTACTTTTTCTAATACGCGCACTGCGGGTACATTTAAAGAATTTGCTAAAGCGATTCGCACCCGCACAGGGCCAAGAAACCTTTCGGTGTAATCTGTAGGGCTGTAAAGTTTCGCGCCGGGAATTGCATAATGGGCGGGTACATCTGCCAAAATGGTATTTGGACGAATTAAACCTTTTTCTAAAGCTAGTTCATAGACAAAAGGTTTAAGGGTAGAACCTGGTTGACGTAGTGCTTGCACTCCATCATTGCGTCCCAGTTTGGCTTCATTAAAGTAATCAGGTGAACCGACATAAGCTAAAACTTCACCAGTGTAATTATCAATCACCAACGCGGCTGCATCATGGACATTGTTCGCGGCTAGGGAAGAAATTACCTGCTGTACCTGTGCTTCGACAAACTGTTGCAAAGGGCGATTTATAGTCGTGCGGATGGGGGAATTTTGTTCTGCTTGCGTCTTATCAAACTGATTGGCTAACCAAAATAAAAAGTGTGGTGCAGCGATAATTCCCCCTTGGCGAGATTGAAACACAACTTTTTCAGTATGTGTTCGGGCTGCGATCGCACTATTAATATACTTTTCCTGTACCATCCGATTAAGGACGTATTTTTGTCGCTGCTTCAGCCGTTCCCAATGCTCATAAGGATTAAAGTATGTGGGATTATTGGGAATAGCAGCCAATAAACTAGCTTGAGCAAGATTCAACTCACTAGCTGGAATGGAAAAATAAGTCCGCGCGGCGGCTTCCACACCATATATATTCCCTCCCATTGGTAGGCGATTGATATATGCAGAGAGAATTTCATCTTTGTTCATCCCTGCTGCTAACCGCCAAGATAGCCAAATTTCACTCAGTTTACCAGAGAAGCTGCGAGGCACTGGATCTAACATCCGCGCCAACTGCATAGTAATTGTGGAAGCGCCGGAAACAATTCGTTTCGTATGGATGGCTTCTTTGCTAGCGCGGATAACAGCTTTCACATCCAACGCCCCGTGATGGTAAAAGCTGCCATCTTCGGCGGCTAAAATCGCATGGGTAAAATGGGGCGAAACCTGATTGAGTGGTACTACTGATGTATGCTCTTGATCGCGGGTGAGTAGTGTTCCTAATGGTAAACCATTGCGATCGCTAAATTGCATTGCCAACTGATTTTGGGCAATATTTGCGGCACGAATGGGCGCAAAATAAGGTAGTAAGCGTATCACCAGACAGATTAGCAGCACAGCTAGGATAACCTTACTAGTGTGCTTAAGTTTGAGTAGCGATCGTAAAATTAGTTTCATCAGGGAATTCCCTGTCCAAGAAAACCTACCTTAATCTTGACGCAGCGATTACATCTACATCAGTAAATATTTCAAATCCTTAATAATTAATTTTTACTAACTTAGCAGATGTAAATTAATGTTTGCGAAACTTAAATACTTATTTATAGTTAAGAATTGTAGTCATTTTTGGAACAATAACACTAGATTAGTTATCTATGTAAATAAACAGACGTTACATCCAAAACTTGTGTAAAAACAACTAGTTATCTTGCGTACTTTATTAGTATTGGCATTTCCGGCTCCATGAGGTAATGCAAGTTTTTATTTGCTATAGTGGGTGAATTTTTTATTTTTAATTACTAGAAAGATGATTATCAGAGTTTTACTGCGCTTCCAGCATAAAATAACCTATCGCGTTCTTAGGGTTATTGACAGTTCGTTAAAAAAAATTAGGCGTTTTTCAAGCCGGAAAAGAACAATACAGTTTCTCCTTCTATTTACATTTATATTAGGGATGGCAGGGTGTAATTTTTTTGGTATCAACTCAAGTAAAGAACAACTCCCAGCAGTTTCCCCACTCACACCACCAAAATTACCAGACTGGATTGAACAAATTAGTCCCATTGGAGATGCAAAACCCCTCAACCAAATCCGCATCCGTTTTAAAGAAGCTTTAATCCCAGTTGAAAGTCTTGATAGTCCAGAACAGCAAAAAATATTACAAAAATTTGCCCTTTGGCCGCCTTTACCCGGTCAATTTCGCTTTTTAACACCGCGCATGGTAGGATTTCAAGCTGATAAAGCTTTGCCAATAGCGACAAGATTTCAAGTCACTCTCAAAACAGGTTTAGCCGATTTAAAAAATCATCGATTAGACAAAGATTTACCTTGGACTTTCAACACTGAATCTATTAAATTAACTAATTTACCCGGTGTCAATCCCATTGAAAAAGCTGATATTGAACCAATTGATTTACAACAAAAATTACAGGTTACTTCAAATGTTGAATTAGATTTAGCTTCTGTACAAGAACATTTACAGTTAATTCCTGAAGGTAAAAGTAAAGGTACAGGTTTTAAAGTTGAATTAAACAAAGAAGAAAAACCATTAAAAAATGAAGAAGACCCTTTAGAAAAATTTGAACCTTCAGTACGCAATTGGATTTATAACCTCATCCCCCAGCAAAATCTGGAAAAAGCAACCAGTTATCGTCTGGTATTTTCTCCAGGAATACGTCCTGCTTATGGCAATCTACCTACAGAAAAAGAATTTGCCACTAAGTTAGCAACTTATTCGCCTTTGGCATTTCAAAAAATTAACTTTTACGGACAGCCAGATGCAGGTGGAACTTTTGGAAGATTTATTAAAGGTAGTCCGCAGCTAGAATTTAATAATGTCTTGTTAGCAGATTCAGCTAAAGAAAATATTACCATTAATCCAGCACCAAAAGAAATTTCGAGAATTCTGCAAGTTAATGATGAAGATAAAATTGTTGGTATCAATCCTTATGCGCTAGAACCAGCCAAGACTTATACAATTACTATCGGCGGAAATCTCAAAGATAAGTTTGGGCAAACTTTGGGTAAACCCGTCACACTTAAATATGATACTGGAGATTTAGCTGGAGATATCTGGGTACCATCAGATTTGAATATTTTCCCTACAAGTAAAGATTTACAGTTAAATATTAGTACGGGAAATCTGCCAGAATCCAAATACAAAGCAGCTTATCGAGTAGTTAAACCTACAGATTTAGTTTATTTTAATAATAGTAGTGATTTATTACCACAAGCTTCTGAATGGCAAAGCTTTAAGGTATCGGGTAAGAAAAATCAATCAGTTGATATTGCTATCCCTCTCCGGGAAAAAATAAGTGCTGCTACGGGAATGCTAGCTTATGGAGTCCAAGCCCGCACTAATAAATATCAAGAGAATGGGAAGGAACTGTGGCGCGAACCTACGACTTATGGCATGGTTGAATTGACAAATTTGGGCGTATTTACTCAGTGGTTTCCTGAGTCAGGGTTAATTCGCGTCAATCATCTTACAGATGGTTCGCCAGTTAAAAATGGCGCTATCGAAATTTATCAATCAAAATTACAAGCAAAATCTCACCCCGAACCAGTACCTTGTGCAACAGGTAAAACTGATGAAAATGGAATTTTTAGAATTGTTCGTGAAGGATTACAACAATGTTATTCTGGCAATGAAAGCTCTAGTAAATCACCACAACTATTAGTAATTGCCCGTGAAAATCAAGATTGGGCCTTCGCTAGAACTGAAGAATATAGCGGTGTTTATGGATATGGTATTGATGCGGGTTGGCAAGATAGTAAGCCAGAATCACGTGGGGTAATTTTCTCGGATAGACAGTTATATCAACCAGGCGAAAAAGCTTGGTTGACTGGTTTCGCGGACTTCTTGGAGAATGGTGCAATTCAGCAAGATAAAAATGCTGCTTACCAATTAACTTTAGTAAATCCCGATGGACAAAAAACCAGCTTAGGTACGCAAACCACAAATGAATTTGGCAGTTTTTCTCTGGAACTGCCAATCAAAACTACTCAGCGCTTAGGCTACTATACAATCCAGGCGAAAGGTAAAAATGGGCAAGAAATTTCTGGAGAGTTTCGGGTAGCTGAGTTTAAGCCACCCAATTTTAAAGTCGAACTCAACTTAGATAAAGAATTTGCATACATTGGCGAGAAAGTAAATATTAATGCTACAAGCAATTATTTGTTTGGTGCGCCTGTGGAAGGTGGAGAAGCAAAATATTTTATCACTCGTCAGCAGGCTGATTTCGTTCCTAAAGGTTGGGAGGGATTTACTTTTGGTAGGCAATGGTTATGGCCAGAGGAAACGCCTACTATATCTAGTGATGTATTGCAAACTAATGCCCAACTATATGCTAATGGTAAAAGTAGTCAAACTGTGAATGTGGCAAATGATTTACCATATCCGATGACTTACCAAGTCGATGTGCAAGTTGCAGATGTTTCTAATCTGTCTGTAGCTAATTCAAAAACATTTACCGCCTTACCGAGTAATCGTCTCATCGGGTTAAAAAGTAATTTCATAGCTGATGCTGGTAAGCCTTTTCCGATTGAAGTGATTGTTACTGACCCTCTAGGAAAACCAATCACAGGTCAACGGGTGCGGCTGGAATTACAACAGATTAAATACAGCAGCGTCACGCAGTTGGTGGAAGGTAGCCGAACACCAAAAAATCAAGTTGAATATAAAACAGTAGGACAAGCAGAAATTACATCTGCGAGTAATCCGCAATCGGTAAATTTGACAGCGCCGGAATCCGCTTCATATCGGATTAGAGTTAATTTTAGCGATGCTAAAGGTGAATTA harbors:
- the pbpC gene encoding penicillin-binding protein 1C, whose product is MKLILRSLLKLKHTSKVILAVLLICLVIRLLPYFAPIRAANIAQNQLAMQFSDRNGLPLGTLLTRDQEHTSVVPLNQVSPHFTHAILAAEDGSFYHHGALDVKAVIRASKEAIHTKRIVSGASTITMQLARMLDPVPRSFSGKLSEIWLSWRLAAGMNKDEILSAYINRLPMGGNIYGVEAAARTYFSIPASELNLAQASLLAAIPNNPTYFNPYEHWERLKQRQKYVLNRMVQEKYINSAIAARTHTEKVVFQSRQGGIIAAPHFLFWLANQFDKTQAEQNSPIRTTINRPLQQFVEAQVQQVISSLAANNVHDAAALVIDNYTGEVLAYVGSPDYFNEAKLGRNDGVQALRQPGSTLKPFVYELALEKGLIRPNTILADVPAHYAIPGAKLYSPTDYTERFLGPVRVRIALANSLNVPAVRVLEKVGVETFLERLHQLGFEHLNQTPEHYGLGLTLGSGEVSLWELARAYLTIARQGNATPLVSTFSNSPIQNPKYTIQNSTTIWQLITNILSDSYARATAFGVDSVLNLPFPSAVKTGTSSNFRDTWTVGFTTDYTVATWVGNFNGEPMRQVSGVTGAAPLWNRIMLHLHEHQEPAGFPSPEGLVQLPVCAVSGLRPTPDCTSVVQEYFYPEDKSNYERENQFNLPPEYDEWLAKQQQSNFTSTNLRILSPHHGDLFLLYPGEEAKQKLEFKLAGNKSAPVEWWLNGEKLDTNSANSLFWSLRPGKWTLEARSGEMSDKVSFQVELANIKPTRRGFSISNN
- a CDS encoding alpha-2-macroglobulin family protein, with product MAGCNFFGINSSKEQLPAVSPLTPPKLPDWIEQISPIGDAKPLNQIRIRFKEALIPVESLDSPEQQKILQKFALWPPLPGQFRFLTPRMVGFQADKALPIATRFQVTLKTGLADLKNHRLDKDLPWTFNTESIKLTNLPGVNPIEKADIEPIDLQQKLQVTSNVELDLASVQEHLQLIPEGKSKGTGFKVELNKEEKPLKNEEDPLEKFEPSVRNWIYNLIPQQNLEKATSYRLVFSPGIRPAYGNLPTEKEFATKLATYSPLAFQKINFYGQPDAGGTFGRFIKGSPQLEFNNVLLADSAKENITINPAPKEISRILQVNDEDKIVGINPYALEPAKTYTITIGGNLKDKFGQTLGKPVTLKYDTGDLAGDIWVPSDLNIFPTSKDLQLNISTGNLPESKYKAAYRVVKPTDLVYFNNSSDLLPQASEWQSFKVSGKKNQSVDIAIPLREKISAATGMLAYGVQARTNKYQENGKELWREPTTYGMVELTNLGVFTQWFPESGLIRVNHLTDGSPVKNGAIEIYQSKLQAKSHPEPVPCATGKTDENGIFRIVREGLQQCYSGNESSSKSPQLLVIARENQDWAFARTEEYSGVYGYGIDAGWQDSKPESRGVIFSDRQLYQPGEKAWLTGFADFLENGAIQQDKNAAYQLTLVNPDGQKTSLGTQTTNEFGSFSLELPIKTTQRLGYYTIQAKGKNGQEISGEFRVAEFKPPNFKVELNLDKEFAYIGEKVNINATSNYLFGAPVEGGEAKYFITRQQADFVPKGWEGFTFGRQWLWPEETPTISSDVLQTNAQLYANGKSSQTVNVANDLPYPMTYQVDVQVADVSNLSVANSKTFTALPSNRLIGLKSNFIADAGKPFPIEVIVTDPLGKPITGQRVRLELQQIKYSSVTQLVEGSRTPKNQVEYKTVGQAEITSASNPQSVNLTAPESASYRIRVNFSDAKGELTATDLQIWATGENPVFWGSKEEDILEVKLDKKEFKPGETATALIQSPYPDAELYFAVIKDKPLYQQIIKVQGGAPQIQFQVTPEMLPNAAIEAVLVRQGKPINQVEAGSLDNLVKIGFTPFKVNLEEKYLKLQVKPVQASLEPGAEETVQLELRDNQGNPTKGQFTVMVVNEAVLQLSGYRPPDLVDTVYAEQPISTRFSDNRPDVILQAQDVAKPKGWGYGGGFSTGAANTRTRTDFQALAYYNGSVLTDANGNAQITFKLPDDLTTWRVMAVATDGNLRFGNGDTTFITTKPLLTNAILPQFARPGDRILAGLSVTNNTGNTGNLSINGELSGNVKFTEKNPTATSLQTKAESATHAYRFPMLADNVGVGKVRFTTQLNGTAADAFEIPLEIKPIEITEQVVESGVTEKQVKIPLNVDKNNFPDAGGLDIQLASTLIPEIKAPAKQVLEDDDLPFTEPAASQLIIAANLQTLAQKYGQNFAEFNPSQQANQAIEKLQKLQIADGGFAAFPGQEKSDPWVSSYTGESLAKASQVFPNLVDSAMLSRLKAYLQKVMANPGENEFCKQLLCKRQLQLNALISLAELGDKRNTFLADIYEQRNNFDVATQIKLARYLSQFSEWQDESQQLVNKLQQNIYETGRTAVVSLPRSWGWMSSSTTTQAQALRLFIAKQSKPEVIDKLFQSLLALRRDGTWQTNYNNAQALTALVDYSQLQPTAPNFVATVELAGNKLGENRFNGYQNPSLQLNVPMNKLPRGRNDLTLQKSGNGTLHYLVAYNYRLQGNQAGRFNGLRITREISQVNEEKILQKTGLYAFDKPLTLASGQVFDIGLEIIADHPVDHLVIKDPLPSGFEAVDASFQTATAALQAKADSWELGFRNIYRDRIIAYTDHLEPGVYSLHYLVRSVTPGTFSWPGAEVHLQYAPEEFGRTAESTLILEDGK